The genomic window atgtaaccattgacaacggtgatgccccaacacacagcttgccatagaaggacgtgcgtgcgtgaatcagaggacaaaggaaagcagagattcagtagacaaagcatctccaaaactccaacatattctccattactacataacaagtaacctttaacccatgctctcttgtttattcgcaattcaactgataaatagaATTGACTTCCTTACTAAGAATTgcaggataaccatagattgcttcaaaccaacaatctccgtgggatttgacccttactcacgtaaggtattacttggacgacccagtgcacttgctggttagtggtacgagttgtgaaaagtgtgattcacaattcgtgcaccactaactcaggctcatcaggaatgataggctcaggtaccacctcattcaaaggttgagctggtatggGGTGTCCGGGATCATCAGGAAAAGCATGTCCAGGTGCATCaagatgtaaccaggataagggaaagtcataaggagcatcagggtcaaaatgtgggctagacagaggatattgaaaagctcgattaagtaacgcatatcgtctatacgaggctccaatcccataatgaagtaactgtgatgtactgGATCCTTGTAGatgtaagggtcctcgaactcgtAGAATATCATgcccgtctccatctgaaggggaggaagggagagaagtgggtaagaactggggaggtCTTGGTAGGGCCGGAGTTATTATTGacgttcatttatttgttttcaaTTACAGACGGATAACAAAATTCAGTGAAATAGTAAACAGAAGTTAAAGATAAACAGAGAGAAGAGGGAaaatagaaagcagaacacaaacagaagaatacaagaaaatgaaacacagaaatagcatacaagcagacaaacataaagaaatagatcacacatagaaaggaatgcaacagagaatgatgcatgtctagccctagcgcaggccatgagctcatgtgtcggttagcacctgcattcccgacacTTATCCGGTCATgagttcacgatttcccggatacgattttccgttaaaataaatgcgcatataattattagcagctctgTTGAGACAACCTCTACTTTCTACTCACAGGAAATATATACTCTTGGGAATGAAAAATTACTCTTGGCTTGCCTCAGGGCAACAAATAAAgaaacaaacatctcttgggttgcattaagcaacaaacaaataaataatatctcttgggttgcattaagcaacaaatatatatatatacacgttaagcaaagaaatcagagcagagtagagaaacacagagaacaaagtAACAAGAGTAatgtaaagagataaagagaaaaagagtaaataTAGATACAGAGGAAGAGTAATCagaaaaaagtaaagagatacagaaaaaagagaaaccagaacagagtaaagagatataaagagaagaataaaataatatatattatattgttGCTTATTGCTTAATGCGACCCAAGAGATATTATATATGGGTATAtattaaatatagctctgggttgcatcaagcaactaatatatatataaatatagctctgggttgcattaagcaactaatatatatataaatatctctttgttatattactcttctctttatatctctttactctgttctggtctctcttttttttgtatctctttacttttctctgattactcttccTCTGTATCTAtatttactctttttctctttatctctttacatTACTCttgttactctgttctctgtgtttctctactctgctctgatttctctgcttaacgtatgtgtttaaagcttatgtaaatttcggtatgaatagttaacctgttccaagtataggtttattaagtctatactgaaacattttaacttttcatattatacctatcCCTAGTCGCATTTCAAGGACTAACTaggttgccctagttcgttcactaatctctgtctgtttttctgttattaaaactttacagacttttctttggttttttatcttttctttaactttttatctttcatttatctttgtCTCACTAAtttgttcttaccactccctaagtgttttatgaagaaaattatgagattctgcgcttaaaattgtctttctaaaacttttacagaaaaccgcctttttcgtattattttattatttttattaaaatattatttttaactaaatattattatttaatattttattattatttactattttatcattaaattttcgaaaattaccttatctttacctttaacctttaaaattcactttttaccacccgtaacttttaatatttctactttaaccaccctaactttcagaaattaccaaataacccctcaaacaccaaaaattttacttccttgccctttttaagatgtAAGgcctgttcttcaatgttcttcatcacactcaaagtattcttcatgttcttcgtaaattcttcagattctttctctgtttttacccgttttttagtcttttcagcaaccgattttttctataattcataataaattagcagccactaaaatcccatcttttctacatgatttaaacacaaattgaacctcaatttaaggtttagggttcatTTTTCAagcagccatgaagaacacaaattcaaagttgaatatcatcaaatttcatcaaattttcaccaaaatttcaacaagaatcactcatataaacaatcacacaattcaaacacaatcaataaagattaattttaccaaaccctaACTGGTTTTGCTACTCCTAATTCGGTTATGTCCTTaagtggtccttaagcactttttcctcctaaatcacatcaagaacaactttaaatccaaaaactctcaactaaccaaatattactcagcatgttaggaagaaATATCTCACCTTaaacttgctggaaattaacgtttATTGGCCCTCATGTCAAGTctagcatgattcctaaggaagaacatcaagaaaacacatgtttaagcatgtttccttgaaaaccgaattgaagagggaagAAGACATCCatatcaccttatttccagccttaaTATGttatatgatcatgtagagaaagaagagaggatcattttggtgaaatcgaagttttgatttgagttttagtttagaagaaatcaagttttgaagatttggaactaagaacttttctctctttttctctcttcctattttcggccacaaagtgaaaataaaccagccttgggggtttcGGGGGTGCAGggtgagttttgattggttggcttggaggtgggttaaaaaaatattaaaatatctgaagtgtataactactaaaactagatgtatcaaaacacttgtaaaaacatctctaaaaattattttctgagctactagcataaatgacactagtaacatatttattatgagaatagaacatgtataatgaggccttagcattgctaaagtcatcagagagtgctggtgctaagctacactagtaaactgtgaacccggttaaattgattttctatttttaactaaaactgacccgGTAAcgatataatattattcaagaatcttctaatactaatataatgataatatcatcctattatctctcttctctcatgaatcaagtccggttcatcaaacagagactatttacgaaaatcagaatcaaaactcctaactgatacggttcaaaaactaggttcttcatcATTGCGTTATCAAGCTTGCCtaaaaaaggttctagcttaaagatgacataatgacaatgaggattgagatacttgattatatatcagaggttctccccttactgatcctcCGGAGTTCTCCGtacttttagaaaagatctcgcgtactcgaaaacctgggttgttacattctatcctcctaaaagaaaattttgccctcaaaattcagttacctgagaacagACGTGGGTAATCAGCCTTCATCCTATCTTCCAGTTctcaagtgtgctcttcttcttcttttggtccccatgctactttgactaagcgaacagttttgcctcttagctgcttgtcacttctttctacgatctgaactggtgatgcttgatatgtcaaatcatttcataattgtactgtctctggttgtaaaatgtgactcttgtcgggaatatatttcttaagttgcgagacatgaaaaacatcatgaaggtttgacaggtatggaggaagggctacttgataagctactGGACCGACTCTtgtaagtatttggaaaggtcctatgtatcgagggttaaTCTTTTTAACCTTAagagctctacctattccagtaatcgaagttactttttttttagaaagacatggtttccctcactaaactctaagggtctacgtctattattagcatagctcttttgacggctttgtGATGTCTGGATCTTCTGACAAATCTcatttatcttctcagtagtttcttacactaagtctggacctaaaACACTAGCTTCTCGATCGTCATTCCAACATAATGGTGTCCGACATCTTCTtccatagagagcttcatatggtgccatcccgatactttgttggtaactaTTGTTGTAGGCAAACTCGACCAACggcaaatacttatcccagctgctttggttATCCATTACACAAGATCTTAGCATGTCTCCTAATGTCTGGATTGTCCactctgattgtccgtctgtctgaggatggtatgctgtacccatgtgcaattctgttcccaacgctctctggaaagctccccagaatctggaagtaaaccttggatctcgatctgaaacaattgacgAAGGTATCCCATGCAATCGTATGATTCcttgaatatatatccgtgccagcctttctaaagtataatcatctcgaatcggaaggaagtgcgctgactttgtcaacctgtccatAATTACCTAAATGgcatcgtgtcctgttgaggtccttggcaatcccgtgacaaaatccatagtgatctgctcccatttccattgtggtatttctaagggttgcagggttcctgacagtTTCTGATGTTTCACCTTCACCCTTTGataggttaaacattttgagacataatcagctacctctttctttaaaccaggccaccagaacatttgtttcaaatcttgatacatctttgtcactccaggatacatagaaaatctactttgatggGCTTCTATAAGAATCCCTTGTCAcaaatctccagagctaggcacacaaattctattCTTATATCTCCAGCGACTGCTAAGATCTTGTCTTATAGCTTCTGGTTCCTCTACTTTCATCCGTTTCAGCATCATCATCATTTCTGAGTCCTGGGCTTGTGCTTGCTGGATCCTAATCTTAAAATCCGGTGTTATACGCAACTGCGCCAAACAGACTCCACTTGATgtctcagtcatagccaacttaaggtcctcaaattctGCAAGTAGcttttcttcctttatcatcatccaaaagatactcaaattcttcctgctcaaggcatctgccaccacgttcgctttccctgggtgataacttaacttgaaatcatagtccttcagAAACTCCATCTACCTTCATTGTCGCATGTTAAGATCCTTATGGTCGaagatatactttaaacttttgtggtcaGAGAAAACCTCTAGCTGAGCGCCATACAAATAATGCCTCCAGATTTTCAGAGCAAACACTACTGCAGCCAATTCTAAGTCATGCGTCGAATAATTTCGTTCATGAGGTCTTAGCTGCCGgaaagcataagccaccatattTTTGTCTTGCATCAGCACACATCCAAGTCTTTTATGAGAGgcgtcacagtatacttcaaaaggtttctACAGGTCGGGTAGTACTAATACAGGTGCAGTTATTAGCTTTTCCTTAAGTATCTTGAAACTTCTATCATACTCAGCCATCCAGATAAATGGAACTTCCTTTCGTGTAAGGTAAGTCAAAGGTAAGGCTATCTGTGAAAATCCTTTGATGAACCTCCGGTAATAGCCAGCAAGTCCAAGAAAACTCCGAACTTCTGTAACGGTCGTAGGTGGTTCCCACTGCACTACTGCTTCAATTTTtgaaggatccactgcaattcctcCCTGTGATATAACATGTCCCGAAAATGCCACCTTCCCTGTCCATAATtcgcactttgatagtttagcatataacttctGAGTCCTCAGtatctgcaatacagtccttagatgctcttcatgctctctttctgtcttcgaatagatgagaatatcgtctatAAAAACTACTACAAACTTATCAAGGTACGGacggaaaatacgattcatgtaatccatgaaaatcgcaggagaattagttagtccaaatgacataaccgtatactcatagtgaccatatcgagttctaaatgcagtcttcggtatatctgacTCTTTCACTCAAATCTGGTGATAGCCcaatcgcaaatcaatcttcgagaacacagttgcacctttcaactgatccatcaaatcatctatcagtggaagtggatacttgttcttgatagtgactttatttaGCTATCGGTAATCTATGCAAATtctcattccaccatccttcttctttaatagcaatactggagctccccaaggtgatgcactgggacgaataaatttctttccaagtaactcatccaactgcttcttcaTCTCTGCAAGTTCCAATGGTGACATCCGGTACAGTGCTATGGAAATTGGTCCGGTTCCAAATACtagttcaatgctgaattctatttctcgctgaggaggaaactcaggtatatcatccgggaaaacatcaggaaattccttcaccactcggattcgttctaaaattagttcactatcattcgagctagccgctaacagaacgtacccctcacactTACTTCTGTCTAAGGTAAGTCTTACAGAATTTAGATATAAAGTATGAGACAGAATTGGTTTAATATCTAAATTATTAGACAGAATAATAGTagttctttcatagcaatcaaggaaaacatgatacttggacaaccaatctaatcctagaataacttctaaaccacatagaggcaaacagattagatcatgtataaaagttctgttcctaataatgaatggtacttgcaggcacactaaactaatcaaagcattttgggatgcaggtgtatggactattagatcaaagttcaactcagagaTATCTAGTCCCAAGTTACGAGCAACAGTTAAAGAGATAAAGGAATACGATGCACCTGAAtaatacagtacagttagaaatcgattcttgacataacactgaccttggatcaaGGCGTCTAattgcatagcatcatcagcACTCATAGCAAACACTCAATTTTGTTGCTGGGTTTGCACTAGATTCCGAACAAACTTTCTTGGGTAGATCCTAGCTGTGTGTCCAGATTCCTCACAAGTAAAATAAGCATTCGTTCCTTACATCATCCAAATCTAACATAACCAtaaccatggagatcataacagctatgaggaTAGCTATGCCTCGCATTGATTCGTCGTTCGAAACTCGATTAAACTTTGCCTATTAACAGTCATTATGgtcctatccgcaccaaacaatcaacattaaggtgatcaatcttaatatttcaagtaaggcacggacattcccaaaatgagcgctCATAGATATTCATGCCAAATGATTCTTAGAGATACCCTaccagcatgagacacacaagcagagtatgcaatgaagcatagtcagtccactcttCAGGCTCTAAtgggaacaaactgctctgataccaaattgtaacgacccaacttcagGTAtaccatggtcatacaagaagctaagtgttaccaacttgttctttctaattattaactattacttaatgtatgagcctgttccttgttagaacgttgccaattttacgagtaacttttttttctAGCTTATATCGTTGCGAGCGAGGGAGTAAAATAAATAAGCACACACTAATAGAAATAATAAGGAAGCAGAAAGAAACATATAACACAGCTAATAATATACATAATGTACACTAgaacaaaacatgtagcgttcACAAAAGATCAAGTCAATTTACATCCAtgtcatcctacgtagctaatatatacacgacactcccagggcctggcccatacaaaaagctgCTAatctggcacctaggctagcctaaccactatatagctcctagctctcgggtgtactaacacaagtgagagactaactaatagataatgtcagactagagtgtcatcaaaagaatgcccctacaGCTaagctatatctacacgtggccgtttgGAGAATCGTcgtgaggctcgtccatctcctcatcctgctttATCTCTATCTAAGGATCCACCTCCTCCTCATCGTCTACAGCTACaactataccctcagatccaccagaaacactactgtcactatgtacaaaaccattcgcgagcataGGTCCGTTCGCATATATAGGAGCTACCTCACCATCcagtagtgccggctcatcaggctatGGAAAGTCAGGGATTGGGTCAGGGGGAAAGTCCCACTCTGGTGgaatcacaggtacgtagtcaccagctaactcaggctcatcaggaatgataggctcaggtaccacctcattcaaaggttgagctggtatggGGTGTCCGGGATCAttaggaaaaggatgtccaggtgcgtcaaGATAgtaccaggataagggaaagtcataAGGAGCATCGGGGTAAAAATGCGGGCTAgatagaggatgttgaaaagctcgattaagtaacgcatatcgtctatacgaggctccaatcccataatgaagtaactgtgatgtactgGATCCTCGTAGatgtaagggtcctcgaactcgtagaatatcacgcccgtctccatctgaaggggaagaagggagagaaggggggtaagaattggggagttcttagtagggccggggttattattTACATTCATTTATTCATTTACAATTAGCGAACGGATAACAAAATTCAGTGAAATAGTAAAAAGAAGTTAAAGATAAACAAAGAGAAGAGGGAaaatagaaagcagaacacaaacagaagaatacaagaaaatgaaacacagaaatagcatacaagcagacaaacataaagaaatagatcacacacagaaaggaatgcaacagagaataatgcgc from Arachis ipaensis cultivar K30076 chromosome B09, Araip1.1, whole genome shotgun sequence includes these protein-coding regions:
- the LOC107615606 gene encoding uncharacterized protein LOC107615606; amino-acid sequence: MSADDAMQLDALIQGKVAFSGHVISQGGIAVDPSKIEAVVQWEPPTTVTEVRSFLGLAGYYRRFIKGFSQIALPLTYLTRKEVPFIWMAEYDRSFKILKEKLITAPVLVLPDL